From a single Clostridiales bacterium genomic region:
- a CDS encoding sulfide/dihydroorotate dehydrogenase-like FAD/NAD-binding protein — translation MSKILSKRKLAENIFEFVFEAPKVVKHAKAGQFVILRADEKGERVPFSICDFDKQKGTLTLLIQVVGGTTYKLSRLNAGDSVCDIVGPLGEASRLDIYSNPVLVGGGIGCADVFPQAKMFKSISKPCDVIIGARNKDLILYEEEFKSVAKNLYLTTDDGSYARKGFVTDTLKDLIEQGKNYDLVFAVGPIPMMKAVCALTKTHNIKTIVSMNTLMVDGTGMCGCCRVTVGGQIKYACVDGPEFDGHLVDWDEAINRSKTYLDYEREHLCRLKGQKRQL, via the coding sequence AAATATTGTCAAAACGGAAACTAGCCGAGAATATATTTGAATTTGTTTTTGAAGCGCCTAAAGTCGTAAAACACGCCAAGGCTGGACAATTTGTAATTTTACGCGCGGATGAAAAAGGCGAAAGAGTTCCGTTTTCCATATGCGATTTTGACAAGCAAAAGGGAACATTGACCTTGCTTATTCAAGTGGTGGGCGGCACGACCTATAAACTATCGCGTCTTAACGCGGGCGACAGCGTATGCGATATAGTAGGCCCCTTGGGCGAGGCTTCGCGTTTGGATATATACTCAAACCCCGTCTTAGTGGGCGGCGGCATAGGCTGCGCCGATGTTTTTCCGCAGGCGAAGATGTTTAAATCTATCTCAAAGCCTTGCGATGTGATAATCGGAGCGCGCAACAAAGATCTGATTTTGTATGAAGAGGAGTTCAAAAGCGTCGCCAAGAATTTATATCTTACTACGGACGACGGCAGCTATGCAAGGAAAGGCTTTGTGACCGATACGTTAAAAGACCTTATAGAACAGGGCAAAAATTACGATTTGGTGTTTGCCGTGGGACCGATACCAATGATGAAAGCCGTTTGCGCCCTTACCAAAACGCATAACATTAAGACAATTGTAAGTATGAACACATTGATGGTAGACGGCACGGGCATGTGCGGGTGCTGTCGCGTTACGGTAGGCGGACAGATAAAATACGCGTGCGTGGACGGGCCTGAGTTTGACGGGCATTTGGTTGATTGGGACGAGGCTATCAACCGTTCCAAGACATATTTGGATTACGAACGGGAACACCTATGCCGTCTTAAAGGGCAAAAAAGGCAATTATAG